Proteins found in one Streptococcus anginosus subsp. whileyi MAS624 genomic segment:
- a CDS encoding carboxymuconolactone decarboxylase family protein: MAKKQTAGRDNLGEFAPKFAELNDDVLFGQVWSREEELSPKLRSIVTVSVLMTAGNFEQLEHHLAFAKSNGVTKEEIAEIITHAAFYMGWPKAWSAFNRAKEIWK, encoded by the coding sequence ATGGCAAAAAAACAAACAGCGGGTCGCGACAATCTAGGAGAATTTGCTCCTAAATTTGCAGAGTTAAATGATGATGTCCTCTTTGGGCAAGTTTGGTCAAGAGAGGAAGAGCTGTCGCCTAAACTTCGTTCCATTGTGACAGTATCGGTTCTGATGACTGCTGGCAATTTCGAGCAGTTGGAACATCATCTAGCTTTCGCCAAGTCAAATGGGGTAACCAAGGAAGAAATAGCTGAAATCATTACCCATGCAGCTTTTTATATGGGTTGGCCTAAGGCTTGGTCTGCATTTAACCGTGCAAAAGAGATTTGGAAATAA
- the nmlR gene encoding stress response transcriptional regulator NmlR, translating to MNIKKVSELTGITADTIRYYERIGLIPPVPRNQAGIRDFSQHDIDILEFVRCFKKAGMSVESLIDYIGLLDKGEVSISARLAILQDEKEKLEERVNQLQQTLDRLNYKIENYKNKIVPIEKELFEEKGDE from the coding sequence ATGAATATTAAGAAAGTGAGTGAATTGACAGGGATAACGGCTGATACGATTCGGTATTATGAGCGGATCGGTCTCATTCCTCCTGTTCCACGAAATCAAGCAGGCATTCGGGATTTTAGCCAGCATGATATTGATATTTTGGAATTTGTCCGTTGCTTTAAAAAGGCTGGAATGTCCGTGGAAAGTTTGATTGATTATATTGGTTTGCTGGATAAAGGAGAGGTTAGTATTTCAGCTCGCTTGGCTATTTTGCAAGATGAGAAAGAAAAACTGGAAGAGCGTGTCAATCAGCTACAGCAAACCTTAGACCGTTTGAATTACAAAATTGAAAATTATAAAAATAAAATTGTTCCTATAGAAAAAGAGCTTTTTGAAGAAAAAGGAGACGAATAA
- the dusB gene encoding tRNA dihydrouridine synthase DusB — protein sequence MTNLNTPFLIGNVKIPNRTVLAPMAGVTNSAFRTIAKELGAGLVVMEMVSDKGIQYNNEKTLHMLHIDEGEHPVSIQLFGSDEDSLARAAEFIQENTQTDIVDINMGCPVNKIVKNEAGAKWLKDPEKIYSIINKVRSVLDIPLTVKMRTGWADASLAVENALAAEAAGVSALAMHGRTREQMYTGHADLKTLHHVAQALTKIPFIANGDIRTVQDAKQRIEEVGADAVMIGRAAMGNPYLFHQINHYFETGEILPDLSFEDKMQVAYDHLKRLIDLKGEHIAVREFRGLAPHYLRGTAGAAKLRGAISQANSLAEIEELLQV from the coding sequence GTGACAAATCTTAACACCCCTTTTCTGATTGGCAATGTGAAAATTCCCAACCGAACGGTTCTCGCTCCTATGGCAGGAGTGACCAATTCGGCTTTTCGGACAATTGCAAAAGAGCTTGGCGCAGGACTTGTCGTCATGGAAATGGTTTCAGACAAGGGCATTCAGTACAATAACGAAAAGACACTCCACATGCTGCATATTGATGAAGGAGAACATCCCGTTTCCATTCAGTTGTTTGGGAGTGACGAAGATAGTTTGGCACGTGCAGCCGAGTTTATCCAAGAAAATACCCAAACAGATATTGTAGACATCAATATGGGCTGCCCCGTCAATAAAATTGTCAAAAACGAAGCTGGGGCAAAATGGCTCAAAGATCCAGAAAAAATCTATTCCATTATCAATAAAGTTCGTTCTGTTCTAGATATTCCGTTGACCGTGAAAATGCGTACTGGTTGGGCAGACGCCTCACTAGCTGTGGAAAATGCACTGGCAGCTGAAGCTGCTGGTGTGTCAGCTCTTGCTATGCACGGACGCACACGCGAACAAATGTACACTGGGCATGCCGATCTTAAAACTCTCCACCATGTTGCGCAAGCCTTAACCAAGATTCCTTTCATTGCCAATGGCGATATTCGCACCGTTCAAGATGCCAAACAACGCATAGAAGAAGTCGGTGCTGACGCTGTCATGATTGGGCGCGCTGCTATGGGCAATCCGTATCTTTTTCATCAGATTAACCACTATTTTGAAACAGGAGAAATCCTGCCCGATCTCAGCTTTGAGGATAAAATGCAAGTCGCTTACGATCATTTGAAACGTCTAATTGACCTCAAGGGCGAGCATATCGCCGTTCGAGAATTTCGCGGCTTAGCTCCTCATTACCTCCGCGGAACAGCTGGCGCAGCTAAACTCCGCGGTGCCATTTCCCAAGCCAACAGTCTTGCAGAAATTGAAGAATTGCTACAAGTCTAA
- a CDS encoding toxic anion resistance protein: MSQEFNFDIDKIANNAITKTDKTTEIIESTKTQANGQLTFLEKLTPEQQNAIMAKAPQLVDNFISDQNALLDFGQAAVEDVNNTVNRILAEQKKLQIPQVDELLKNTNKELNGFVAKYKDAQIAELDKKPNFLEKLFKQSKNTLQEFYFNSQNIEQKMDGMAATVVKQEDVLARNIVSAEMLIEDNTKSIENLVGVISFIEASQREAGARALTLQNEVAQLDTATLDYQTKSQELARLTEVVNTLEQQHTEYISRLYVAWATTPQMRNLVKVSSDMRQKLGMLRRNTIPTMKLSIAQLGILQQSMKSGQVADAISNANNAALQMLAETSKEVIPQMERISQNPTIAVESVTKLAESLVAQNQGIIEAIDKGREKRALLEATVIQSAETINDSVKLRDQKIIQALLDQGKETQKEVDERTTNES, from the coding sequence ATGAGCCAAGAATTTAACTTCGACATTGACAAAATCGCTAACAATGCCATTACGAAAACGGATAAAACCACCGAGATTATTGAATCAACCAAAACCCAAGCAAATGGGCAGTTAACTTTTTTGGAAAAATTAACTCCTGAACAACAAAATGCTATCATGGCAAAAGCCCCACAATTGGTAGATAACTTTATTTCCGACCAAAATGCTCTTTTAGATTTTGGACAAGCCGCGGTCGAAGATGTTAATAACACTGTCAACCGTATTTTAGCCGAGCAAAAGAAACTTCAAATCCCACAAGTCGATGAATTGCTAAAAAACACTAATAAAGAGTTAAATGGTTTTGTTGCTAAGTACAAGGATGCTCAAATTGCAGAACTAGATAAAAAGCCAAATTTCTTAGAAAAACTCTTTAAACAAAGCAAGAATACCTTGCAAGAGTTCTATTTTAATTCACAAAATATCGAGCAAAAAATGGACGGAATGGCTGCTACTGTCGTCAAGCAAGAAGATGTACTCGCACGCAATATCGTTTCTGCTGAGATGTTGATTGAAGATAATACCAAATCCATTGAAAATCTAGTCGGTGTCATTTCCTTTATCGAAGCCAGTCAAAGAGAAGCTGGTGCGCGTGCCTTGACTCTTCAAAATGAAGTGGCACAATTAGATACCGCCACTCTAGATTACCAAACCAAATCACAAGAATTGGCCCGCTTGACTGAAGTTGTCAATACATTGGAACAGCAACACACTGAATACATCAGCCGTCTGTATGTTGCTTGGGCCACTACCCCGCAAATGCGTAATCTCGTGAAGGTGTCTTCTGATATGCGCCAAAAACTCGGCATGCTCCGTCGCAACACCATTCCGACCATGAAGCTCTCTATTGCTCAACTAGGTATTTTGCAACAATCAATGAAATCTGGTCAGGTAGCGGACGCCATTTCTAATGCCAACAATGCAGCGCTTCAAATGCTGGCTGAAACCAGCAAAGAAGTCATTCCACAAATGGAGAGAATCTCGCAAAATCCAACAATTGCTGTCGAATCTGTTACTAAGTTGGCTGAAAGCTTAGTCGCTCAAAACCAAGGTATTATCGAAGCCATTGACAAAGGACGGGAGAAACGCGCTCTCCTTGAAGCGACTGTGATCCAATCCGCTGAAACCATTAACGACTCTGTTAAACTACGCGACCAAAAGATTATCCAGGCTCTGCTAGATCAGGGAAAAGAAACTCAAAAAGAAGTGGATGAACGGACTACAAACGAAAGCTAA
- a CDS encoding ATP-dependent Clp protease ATP-binding subunit yields the protein MKYSKALTESIESAQLLASHFETDYLESWQLLIAMANNPYSVAGSVLNDYPLEIDDFEKAAFHITGKIYQQEGSFTIWPFSHRMKVLFLTAERIAEAVHAKNLGTEHVLLAMLFDRGSLAARLLEFTGFSYEDKEGVLRMTDLRKNLEHKASWGKEDIKAIRHLNKNIAAAKQTMANMMGMPPSTSGGLEDYTRDLTEMARAGLLEPVVGRDKEISRMLQILSRKTKNNPVLVGDAGVGKTALALGLAQRVAAGQVPNELAKMRVLELDLMNVVAGTRFRGDFEERMNNIINDIEADGHVILFIDELHTIMGSGSGIDSTLDAANILKPALARGTLRTVGATTQEEYQKYIEKDAALSRRFAKITIEEPTVADSIAILQGLKKSYEEHHKVVITDSAIETAVKYAHRYLTSKHLPDSAIDLLDEAAATVQNKGPQNHVKAELSAADEALMAGDWKKVGALLEKESQPIVYKLKVKDEDILATLSGLSGIPVQKLTQTDAKKYLHLEKELHKRVIGQNEAISAISRAIRRNQSGIRTSKRPIGSFMFLGPTGVGKTELAKALAEVLFDDETALIRFDMSEYMEKFAASRLNGAPPGYVGYEEGGELTEKVRNRPYSVLLFDEVEKAHPDIFNVLLQVLDDGVLTDSKGRKVDFSNTIIIMTSNLGATSLRDDKTVGFGARDVRFDHENMEKRMMEELKKAYRPEFINRIDEKVVFHSLTSEDMQEVVKIMVQPLISSLAEKGIKLKFQPSALKLLAQEGYDPEMGARPLRRILQTRVEDHLSELLLAGELKTGQSLKVGVKAGKLKFEVL from the coding sequence ATGAAATATTCAAAAGCTTTGACAGAAAGTATTGAGTCGGCACAACTGTTAGCGAGTCATTTTGAAACGGATTATTTGGAGTCTTGGCAGCTGTTGATTGCTATGGCAAATAATCCTTATAGTGTTGCTGGTTCAGTTTTAAATGATTACCCACTTGAAATTGATGATTTTGAGAAAGCAGCCTTTCATATCACAGGAAAGATTTATCAACAAGAGGGAAGCTTTACCATTTGGCCATTTTCTCATCGTATGAAAGTGTTGTTTTTAACAGCTGAGCGAATTGCAGAGGCTGTGCATGCTAAGAATCTTGGGACAGAGCATGTGTTGTTAGCTATGCTGTTTGACCGAGGAAGTTTGGCGGCACGTCTCCTTGAATTTACAGGCTTTAGCTATGAGGATAAAGAAGGCGTTTTACGTATGACCGATCTTCGGAAAAACTTAGAGCATAAGGCTAGCTGGGGTAAAGAAGATATAAAAGCTATTCGCCACTTAAATAAAAATATTGCTGCAGCGAAACAAACGATGGCCAATATGATGGGGATGCCTCCTTCTACTAGTGGCGGACTAGAAGATTATACCCGTGATTTAACCGAAATGGCTCGTGCTGGTCTTTTAGAACCGGTCGTTGGGCGTGATAAAGAGATTTCTCGCATGCTTCAGATTTTAAGTCGCAAGACGAAAAATAATCCAGTGTTGGTAGGAGATGCAGGAGTTGGGAAGACAGCATTAGCCCTTGGTTTGGCGCAACGTGTGGCAGCTGGTCAAGTTCCAAATGAGCTTGCAAAGATGAGAGTTTTAGAGCTAGATTTAATGAATGTGGTGGCTGGAACTCGTTTTCGTGGTGATTTTGAGGAACGGATGAACAATATTATCAATGATATTGAAGCAGATGGACATGTCATTCTTTTCATTGATGAGCTTCATACTATTATGGGGTCGGGTAGCGGGATTGACTCGACATTAGATGCAGCGAACATTCTCAAGCCAGCTTTAGCTAGAGGGACGCTCAGAACGGTCGGCGCAACGACACAAGAAGAGTACCAGAAATATATTGAAAAGGACGCAGCTCTTTCACGGAGATTTGCCAAGATTACTATTGAAGAGCCGACGGTAGCTGATAGTATTGCGATTTTACAGGGGCTCAAGAAAAGTTATGAAGAACACCACAAAGTGGTGATTACAGATTCAGCGATTGAGACAGCTGTTAAGTATGCTCATCGTTATCTAACAAGCAAACACCTACCTGACTCGGCGATTGATTTGCTAGATGAAGCTGCTGCAACGGTACAAAATAAAGGTCCACAAAATCATGTGAAAGCAGAATTGAGTGCAGCAGACGAGGCTTTAATGGCAGGCGATTGGAAAAAGGTTGGCGCTTTGTTGGAGAAAGAAAGTCAGCCAATTGTCTACAAACTAAAGGTTAAAGACGAGGATATTTTGGCAACACTCAGCGGTTTATCGGGCATTCCTGTGCAAAAGTTGACGCAAACAGATGCGAAGAAATACCTTCATTTAGAAAAGGAACTTCACAAACGGGTCATTGGGCAAAATGAAGCAATTTCTGCTATCAGTCGAGCGATTCGGCGCAATCAATCCGGCATCCGCACCAGCAAACGTCCCATCGGCTCCTTTATGTTCTTAGGGCCAACCGGGGTCGGAAAAACTGAGCTAGCTAAGGCTTTGGCAGAAGTTCTCTTTGATGACGAAACGGCACTGATTCGTTTTGATATGAGTGAATACATGGAAAAATTTGCTGCCAGTCGCCTTAATGGAGCGCCTCCAGGTTATGTTGGTTATGAAGAAGGGGGCGAATTGACTGAAAAAGTTCGCAATCGTCCGTACTCTGTGCTCCTCTTTGATGAGGTAGAAAAAGCTCATCCTGATATTTTCAATGTGCTTCTCCAAGTCTTAGATGACGGGGTGCTGACAGACAGCAAGGGGCGTAAGGTGGATTTTTCCAATACCATTATCATTATGACCAGCAATCTTGGTGCGACAAGTTTACGGGACGACAAGACGGTTGGGTTCGGAGCAAGAGATGTTCGTTTTGATCATGAAAATATGGAAAAACGAATGATGGAAGAGCTAAAGAAAGCTTATCGTCCAGAATTTATTAACCGAATTGATGAAAAGGTTGTTTTTCACAGTTTGACTAGCGAAGACATGCAGGAAGTAGTGAAAATTATGGTGCAACCGCTCATTTCTAGTCTTGCAGAAAAAGGAATTAAACTCAAATTCCAGCCGAGTGCTTTGAAGCTTCTAGCTCAAGAGGGCTATGATCCTGAAATGGGAGCTCGTCCATTGCGTCGAATTCTACAAACTCGGGTGGAAGACCATTTATCAGAATTACTTTTAGCAGGTGAGCTAAAAACGGGACAAAGCTTAAAAGTCGGTGTCAAGGCTGGAAAATTGAAGTTTGAAGTGCTCTGA
- the hslO gene encoding Hsp33 family molecular chaperone HslO produces MDKIIKTISENGAFRAYVLDSTETVRTAQEKHHTQASSTVALGRTLIASQILAANEKGDTKITVKVLGTSSLGAIITVADTKGTVKGYVQNPGVDIKKTATGEVLVGPFVGNGEFLVITDYGTGNPYHSMTPLVSGEIGEDLAFYLTESQQTPSAVGLNVLLDANDKVKVAGGFLLQVLPGAKEEEIARFEKRIQEMPAISTLLESENHIEALLSAIYGNELYKRLSEEELRFQCDCSKDRFLNALSSLPKSDLEEMRDEDHGAEITCQFCQSTYHFDEKDLEELIRDKS; encoded by the coding sequence ATGGACAAGATTATTAAAACAATTTCAGAAAACGGAGCTTTCCGAGCTTATGTACTAGACAGTACTGAAACCGTTCGGACAGCTCAAGAAAAACATCATACTCAGGCCAGCTCAACTGTAGCACTAGGTCGCACGCTCATTGCCAGTCAAATTCTTGCAGCAAACGAAAAAGGAGATACAAAAATCACCGTCAAAGTGCTGGGAACAAGCTCTCTCGGTGCTATTATCACCGTTGCAGATACAAAAGGTACGGTCAAAGGTTATGTGCAAAATCCCGGCGTAGACATTAAAAAAACCGCGACTGGCGAAGTGCTGGTCGGACCATTCGTTGGAAATGGCGAATTCCTCGTCATTACAGACTATGGAACTGGAAATCCTTATCATTCTATGACACCACTTGTATCTGGTGAGATTGGCGAAGATTTGGCATTCTATCTAACAGAAAGCCAGCAAACTCCGTCAGCTGTCGGGTTAAATGTTCTACTAGATGCCAATGACAAGGTCAAGGTTGCTGGTGGTTTCCTCTTGCAAGTCCTTCCTGGTGCCAAAGAAGAAGAAATCGCTCGCTTTGAAAAGCGAATCCAAGAAATGCCTGCTATTTCAACACTTTTAGAATCCGAAAACCATATTGAAGCCCTGCTTTCAGCTATCTACGGCAACGAACTTTACAAACGATTGTCAGAAGAAGAACTCCGCTTCCAATGTGATTGCAGCAAAGATCGGTTTTTAAATGCCCTCTCAAGCCTACCTAAGTCAGATCTTGAAGAAATGCGAGATGAAGACCACGGTGCTGAAATCACTTGCCAATTCTGCCAAAGCACATATCATTTTGACGAAAAAGATTTGGAGGAACTCATTCGTGACAAATCTTAA
- a CDS encoding zinc-dependent alcohol dehydrogenase family protein, with translation MKAAVFVEPGKMEVREVARPQLEKETDAIIRIVRACVCGSDLWWFRGISKREPNTLAGHEAIGVVEEVGSAVTDIKAGDFVVVPFTHGCGHCAACRAGFDGNCLNMEGGGNAGYQGEYLRFTNANWALVKIPGQPEDYSDDMLNSLLTLADVMATGYHAAKTAEVKAEDTVVVMGDGAVGLCGVIAAKLLGAKRIIAMSRHADRQTLAREFGATDIVAERGDEAVEKVLQLTDGAGADAVLECVGTEQSVDTATKIARPGAVVGRVGVPQKAEMNTNNLFWKNIGLRGGIASVTTYDKEVLLDAVLKGRIEPGKVFTKRFTLDTIQEAYEAMDKREAIKSLVIIGQ, from the coding sequence ATGAAAGCAGCAGTTTTTGTAGAACCAGGGAAAATGGAGGTAAGAGAGGTTGCGCGTCCGCAGTTGGAAAAGGAAACGGATGCGATTATCCGAATTGTCAGAGCTTGTGTATGTGGTTCTGACTTGTGGTGGTTTCGTGGCATTTCTAAGCGTGAGCCAAACACATTAGCGGGTCACGAAGCGATTGGTGTGGTAGAAGAAGTTGGATCAGCTGTGACGGATATAAAAGCAGGTGATTTTGTCGTTGTACCCTTTACTCATGGCTGCGGGCATTGTGCGGCTTGTCGTGCTGGCTTTGATGGTAATTGCTTAAATATGGAAGGTGGAGGAAATGCTGGCTACCAAGGAGAGTACCTTCGCTTTACAAATGCCAATTGGGCTTTGGTTAAAATTCCAGGACAGCCAGAGGATTATTCTGATGATATGTTGAATTCACTCTTGACTTTGGCTGATGTAATGGCGACGGGTTATCATGCGGCAAAGACAGCTGAAGTAAAGGCAGAAGATACAGTCGTTGTTATGGGAGACGGAGCCGTTGGTTTGTGCGGTGTCATTGCTGCCAAGCTATTAGGGGCTAAACGGATTATTGCGATGAGCCGCCATGCAGATCGCCAGACACTAGCACGTGAATTTGGTGCGACTGATATTGTTGCAGAACGGGGTGATGAAGCTGTTGAGAAAGTCCTTCAATTGACTGATGGAGCAGGTGCAGATGCCGTCTTAGAATGTGTTGGAACAGAACAATCTGTGGATACGGCTACTAAAATTGCTCGTCCAGGCGCTGTTGTTGGTCGTGTCGGAGTACCGCAAAAAGCAGAAATGAACACCAATAATCTTTTCTGGAAGAATATTGGGCTACGCGGAGGAATTGCGTCTGTTACGACTTATGACAAAGAAGTTTTGCTAGATGCCGTTTTAAAAGGTCGCATTGAGCCGGGGAAAGTCTTTACCAAACGCTTTACTTTGGATACGATTCAAGAAGCCTATGAAGCAATGGACAAGCGTGAAGCAATTAAGTCGTTGGTTATCATCGGACAATAA
- a CDS encoding GNAT family N-acetyltransferase, which yields MSLTSQIITAEFPDLEKVEQLNIEAFPEEERAPLSELLRYGDGEFSHFFSFYDENEFVGFAFSVYNDKAFYISFFAIMPHLRSHGYGGKIIDKLVDFYQRTMVLEVERLDEPCDNLEQRKARMDFYQRNGFRSSHAYLEYDGLSFEILYKGPFFDEEAYRDIFKKIQEDGYFEFEIKHGHGRDWE from the coding sequence ATGTCTTTAACTAGTCAGATTATTACAGCTGAATTTCCGGATTTAGAAAAAGTAGAGCAATTGAATATAGAAGCCTTTCCTGAGGAGGAGCGTGCACCGCTATCAGAGCTGCTACGCTATGGAGATGGAGAATTTTCTCATTTCTTTTCCTTTTATGATGAGAATGAATTTGTCGGTTTTGCCTTTTCAGTCTACAATGATAAAGCCTTTTATATCAGCTTTTTTGCGATTATGCCTCATTTGCGCAGCCACGGTTATGGTGGCAAAATTATTGATAAGTTGGTGGATTTTTATCAAAGAACCATGGTTTTAGAGGTGGAACGCCTTGACGAGCCTTGTGATAATCTGGAACAGCGAAAAGCTCGTATGGATTTCTACCAGCGAAACGGCTTTCGCTCTTCACATGCCTACTTAGAATACGACGGTTTAAGTTTTGAAATTCTTTATAAAGGACCGTTTTTTGATGAAGAAGCCTATCGGGACATTTTCAAAAAAATCCAAGAAGATGGTTATTTTGAATTTGAAATCAAGCATGGTCATGGAAGAGACTGGGAGTAG
- a CDS encoding GNAT family N-acetyltransferase: MDIREMVEEDYDQVYQLWLSCAGMGLNHLDDSKEGIAQFLKRNPQTCLVAVENQIIIGAILVGFDGRRAYIYHTAVHPSYRRRGIARKLVETVLTVLDELKIHKVALVVFKRNAEGNKFWEKLGFSVREDLIYRNQARTEMTRIDT, from the coding sequence ATGGACATTCGTGAAATGGTAGAAGAAGATTACGACCAAGTTTACCAATTATGGCTGTCATGTGCAGGTATGGGCTTAAATCATTTGGATGATTCTAAGGAGGGGATTGCACAGTTTCTAAAAAGGAACCCTCAAACTTGTCTGGTAGCAGTAGAAAATCAAATAATTATTGGAGCGATTTTAGTTGGCTTTGATGGTCGAAGGGCATATATCTATCATACAGCTGTTCATCCGAGTTACCGTAGGAGAGGGATTGCTCGGAAGTTGGTTGAGACAGTTTTAACTGTCTTAGATGAGTTAAAAATTCACAAGGTTGCCTTGGTTGTCTTTAAAAGGAATGCAGAAGGAAACAAGTTTTGGGAGAAATTAGGATTCTCTGTTCGAGAAGATCTCATTTACCGCAATCAAGCAAGGACTGAAATGACTCGGATAGATACCTAG
- a CDS encoding CtsR family transcriptional regulator, with protein MSSKNTSDSIEEYIKTLLAQAGIAELKRSEIADVFQVVPSQINYVIKTRFTESRGYIVESKRGGGGYIRIGRIEFSNHHELLCDLLHSVGEQISHQVFTDIIQLLFDEQIMTEREGNLLLATTTDRVLGVNAAQIRARMLKKILQQVDRKGRN; from the coding sequence ATGAGTAGTAAAAATACATCAGATAGTATTGAAGAATATATTAAAACTCTTTTGGCGCAGGCAGGAATTGCAGAGTTGAAGCGAAGTGAGATTGCAGATGTTTTTCAAGTTGTTCCTAGTCAGATAAACTATGTAATAAAGACACGATTTACAGAAAGTCGTGGCTATATTGTTGAAAGTAAGCGTGGTGGAGGTGGCTACATTCGGATTGGTCGAATTGAATTTTCCAATCACCATGAGTTGCTTTGTGATTTGTTGCATAGCGTTGGTGAGCAGATTAGCCATCAGGTCTTTACAGATATTATTCAGCTGTTATTTGATGAACAGATCATGACAGAACGAGAAGGGAATCTTCTTTTAGCGACGACAACAGACAGGGTATTGGGAGTAAATGCTGCACAGATTCGTGCGCGGATGTTAAAGAAAATTTTACAACAAGTTGATAGAAAAGGGAGAAACTAA